GTATCTTTGATCGTGCCCTTCTCGTCATCGTACCCTTGCGGGTAAGCGTACATCCCCCGCGTCCCCGTCACGACCCACGACTTGGGATCCTCCATGGTCTCGGGCAGTTTCTGCATAATCTCTTCCGGCGCAAGTCTGGCTTGCTGAGTTTTCCTTTGAAAGCGTTTGTAGCGGGTAAACTCGCCGCGATTGAGCCAGATGCCATCGCAGCGCATGCAGCGCATCAGGCGGATGTCGGCGGGCAACAAAGGCTCCGTGAACAGGCTCAGCGCGGCGGTGCAACGCGGGCAGTAAAGCGTCTTTTTCACTGCCTCCACGTTCTGGTTCAATAATTTTTGGTCAATGGCCTCGATGCGTTCCGCTTCACCGGCCTGCACTGGAAACAGTTCGAACTTGTCGCACCAGACGCCGCCACAGTGACCGCATTGATCAAGCTGGATCAACGACCCGGGATTGGCCCGCGCCACAACCGCGTTCATCGCGACCTCGCATTGCGGGCAGCGTATCAAGCGAGCCTCTGCGCCGGGGGATCTTGAACTTTTGTCCCCTTGAACTCTTGAGGAGCCGCCATCGGCGCGGCGGCTCCCGCCATTCGATGGAGCAGCTGAATGCGCTGCTCGATGGGCGGGTGCGTGCTCAGCAAGTCCGCCCAGCGGCCGTCGCGCTCGTCGAGCCTGCGGCGAAACGGACTGGCGATAAACAGATGCGCGGTGCCGCGCGTCGCCTTTTGAAACGGCATGCCGGCATCGCGGATTTTCTCCAGCGCTTTTGCCAACCCAATCGGATTGCGGGTAAACTCCACCGCCGTCGCGTCGGCGAGGAGCTCGCGTTGGCGCGACACCGCCATGGCGAGCAGGCGCGAAATCAGCGGCGACAGCACGATCAACAGCAGTGCCGGAATGACCAGCAGCGGGTTCGCGCCGGTCTTGCGCCCGCTGCGCGAGCCCATGTAGGAGCGCTGCGCCCAATCGGCGAGCAGCGCGATGCCGCCGAGCAGAATACTGATCAGCATCATGACGACCGTGTCGTTGTTTTTGATATGCGCCATTTCGTGGGCGACGACGCCTTGGGTCTCCTCGCGATCGAGCAGGACGAGCAAGCCCGTGGTCACACAGATCGCCGCCGACTTCTCATCGCGCCCGGTGGCAAACGCATTGGCCGCGGCGTCGTAGACGACGTAGACCTTAGGCATCGCCGAGCCGGAAGCGAGCGCCATCTCGGTGACGACGTTGTGCAGCTCGCGATGCTGCGGGTTTTTGCGATCGAGCGGCTCCGCGTTCATGGATGAAAGGATCATCTTGCTGCCCGCGCCGTAGGCCGTCAGCGTCATAAACGTCGCGAATGCTAATGAGCCAAGCGTCGCCCAAGGCAGCGACGGGCCGCGCGGCGCGAACGCCCCCAAGTAAACGTAATCGACGGAAAAACCCACCAGCAGAAAGAACCCAATGAAACCTAGGACGATCGCCACGCTGACGCGTCGGTTGCGCTGCTGGCGCGCGGCGAAGTCGATGGCCGGCGCGAGCGCTCCTGAACG
Above is a genomic segment from Deltaproteobacteria bacterium containing:
- a CDS encoding M48 family metallopeptidase; protein product: MTFSAEQSRRSGALAPAIDFAARQQRNRRVSVAIVLGFIGFFLLVGFSVDYVYLGAFAPRGPSLPWATLGSLAFATFMTLTAYGAGSKMILSSMNAEPLDRKNPQHRELHNVVTEMALASGSAMPKVYVVYDAAANAFATGRDEKSAAICVTTGLLVLLDREETQGVVAHEMAHIKNNDTVVMMLISILLGGIALLADWAQRSYMGSRSGRKTGANPLLVIPALLLIVLSPLISRLLAMAVSRQRELLADATAVEFTRNPIGLAKALEKIRDAGMPFQKATRGTAHLFIASPFRRRLDERDGRWADLLSTHPPIEQRIQLLHRMAGAAAPMAAPQEFKGTKVQDPPAQRLA